A window of Chloroflexota bacterium genomic DNA:
GAATTAGGCGATTAGGTAATCAGGTAACTGGGAACCCCCGTTTCCTAAGCGCCCAATTGCCTACTTATCCCAATCTCTGCTACAGGAGAAAAACTATGTCCAAACGAGACCCCAAACACGATCCCGTCATCGTTGCAGCGGCGCGCACGCCAATTGGCAAGGCCAAGCGCGGCAGTCTGGCGACTGTTCGCCCCGAAGAAATGGCCGCGGCGGTGATAAAAGAATTACTCAAACGGGCCGAACCCCTCAAGCCCGAAGAAATCGACGATATGGTGATTGGCTGCGCTTTCCCCGAAGGCTATCAGGGCATGAATATGGCCCGCCTGATCGGCTTTCAGGCCGGGTTGCCCATCTCGGTTCCGGCGGAAACGATCAACCGTTTTTGCTCGTCGGGATTGCAGAGCATAGCCCACGCAGCTTTCGCTATCATGGCCGGTCAAATCGAAGTCGCCATCGCCGGCGGCGTCGAATCGATGAGCATGGTGCCGATGACCGGCTTCAAATTTGCTCCTTCCCCGCATTTGGCAGTGCATTATCCCGAGGCCTTCACCAATATGGGTCTGACGGCTGAAAATGTTGCCGATCAATATGGCGTTAGCCGTGAAGACCAGGATGCCTTTTCGTATCGCAGCCACCAACTGGCCCATGCCGCGGTGACGTCCGGACGCTTCGACCCGGAGCTGGTTCCCATGGAAGTAGAAGTTACCACCCCTGGGAGCAACGGCCAACCCAATATCAAGAAATTCACCTTTTCGCGCGATGAAGGCCCCCGGGCCGATACAACCATCGAGGCGCTGGGCCGTCTCCGAGCCGTCTTCAAAGAAGGCGGCACCGTCACCGCCGGATCATCCTCTCAAATGTCGGATGGCGCGGCGGGCGTTGTGATCATGTCGCTCGCCAAAGCTGAAGCCCTGGGACTTAAACCGATTGCGCGCTTCACTTCCTTTGGTGTGGGCGGAGTACCGCCTGAAATCATGGGCATTGGCCCAGTGGCGGCTGTCCCGAAGGCGCTCAAAATCGCCGGAATGTCGCTGGCCGACATCGGCCTGATTGAACTCAATGAAGCCTTCGCCGCGCAGGGCTTGGCAGTAATGCGCGAATTGGGCATGAACCCGGAAATCAC
This region includes:
- a CDS encoding acetyl-CoA C-acyltransferase, with product MSKRDPKHDPVIVAAARTPIGKAKRGSLATVRPEEMAAAVIKELLKRAEPLKPEEIDDMVIGCAFPEGYQGMNMARLIGFQAGLPISVPAETINRFCSSGLQSIAHAAFAIMAGQIEVAIAGGVESMSMVPMTGFKFAPSPHLAVHYPEAFTNMGLTAENVADQYGVSREDQDAFSYRSHQLAHAAVTSGRFDPELVPMEVEVTTPGSNGQPNIKKFTFSRDEGPRADTTIEALGRLRAVFKEGGTVTAGSSSQMSDGAAGVVIMSLAKAEALGLKPIARFTSFGVGGVPPEIMGIGPVAAVPKALKIAGMSLADIGLIELNEAFAAQGLAVMRELGMNPEITNVNGGAIALGHPLGATGAKLTTQLLYEMGRRETEFGMVTMCIGGGMGAAGIFENMN